One Alkalidesulfovibrio alkalitolerans DSM 16529 genomic region harbors:
- a CDS encoding molybdenum cofactor guanylyltransferase, with translation MNTPHVPGTPCGVVLAGGQSTRLGRDKAFVPYRGGDLLGLAVRRLLARLPEVWVIGRDPAPHGLDVPWRLDDVPGHGPAAGVMTALRSTGRSCLVTSCDLPLLDDEHLDALLTAWAMRPEHTLMTTFLQVETGYIEALVSIYEPGAAEVIESALARGERKLSGIFPPAVRHHIPYSREEAMPFFNINFPADLAVLNALERRRAEESA, from the coding sequence GTGAACACGCCGCACGTCCCAGGCACGCCGTGCGGCGTGGTACTGGCCGGAGGGCAAAGCACCCGGCTCGGCCGCGACAAGGCCTTCGTGCCCTACCGGGGCGGCGACTTGCTCGGGCTGGCCGTGCGCAGGCTTCTCGCGCGCTTGCCGGAAGTCTGGGTCATCGGTCGCGATCCGGCTCCGCACGGTCTGGATGTTCCCTGGCGTTTGGACGACGTGCCTGGACATGGCCCGGCCGCTGGAGTGATGACGGCGCTGCGCTCCACAGGCAGGTCGTGCCTCGTGACTTCCTGCGATCTGCCGCTGCTCGACGATGAGCATCTGGACGCGTTGCTTACGGCATGGGCCATGCGGCCGGAGCACACGCTTATGACGACCTTTTTACAGGTGGAGACCGGGTACATCGAGGCACTGGTATCGATTTATGAACCAGGCGCGGCTGAGGTTATCGAAAGCGCCCTGGCGAGGGGCGAGCGTAAGCTTTCCGGCATCTTTCCTCCGGCGGTCAGACACCATATTCCGTATTCACGCGAGGAGGCCATGCCTTTTTTCAACATCAATTTTCCGGCCGACCTCGCAGTGCTCAACGCCCTGGAGCGGCGGCGGGCGGAGGAGTCAGCATGA
- the moaA gene encoding GTP 3',8-cyclase MoaA has protein sequence MTTTGNVAAAKRATDSHGRAVSYLRLSVTDRCNLRCSYCWNCANMRFLPHGEILSYEEMLVLIGAARELGISKLRLTGGEPFVRKGFLNFLAAVRDIHPDMDLRLTTNATLLTDVPRRLADLGVRRINISLDTLDPATFERITGRDFFSRVRTAVDECLEAGLKVKINAVAMRGVNDGELPGFLDLAIRLPLDVRFIEHMPMGDGVPWDVRACWSAEDILAEAARLARLVPVESQSGESGPARMFRIEGGKGRLGVISPLTNHFCGTCNRLRITADGRLRTCLFSDREFRLKPLVRSRVSVGRLAHVLRRALRVKPVGVDILRARKNGTPVALKRMASIGG, from the coding sequence ATGACCACGACGGGGAACGTCGCGGCGGCGAAGCGCGCCACGGACAGCCATGGCCGGGCTGTCAGCTATCTGCGGCTTTCGGTCACGGACCGCTGCAACCTGCGCTGCTCCTACTGCTGGAACTGCGCGAACATGCGCTTCCTTCCCCATGGTGAAATCCTGAGCTACGAGGAGATGCTCGTGCTCATCGGCGCGGCCCGCGAACTGGGCATCTCCAAGCTACGTCTGACAGGCGGTGAGCCGTTCGTGCGCAAGGGGTTCCTGAATTTCCTGGCCGCCGTGCGCGACATCCATCCGGACATGGATTTGCGCCTGACCACCAACGCCACGTTGCTCACTGACGTTCCACGGCGTCTAGCCGATCTCGGAGTACGCAGGATCAATATTTCCCTGGACACCCTCGATCCTGCGACGTTCGAGCGCATCACCGGGCGCGACTTCTTCTCGCGCGTGCGCACGGCCGTGGACGAATGCCTCGAAGCCGGGCTCAAGGTCAAAATCAACGCCGTGGCCATGCGCGGCGTGAACGACGGCGAACTGCCCGGTTTTCTCGATCTGGCGATCAGGTTGCCGCTGGATGTGCGCTTCATCGAGCACATGCCCATGGGCGACGGCGTGCCCTGGGACGTGCGCGCCTGCTGGTCGGCCGAGGACATCCTGGCCGAGGCAGCCCGGCTTGCCCGGCTCGTTCCCGTGGAGTCGCAGAGCGGCGAAAGCGGCCCCGCACGGATGTTCCGTATAGAGGGGGGAAAGGGCAGGCTCGGCGTGATCTCGCCCTTGACCAATCATTTCTGCGGCACGTGCAACCGCCTGCGCATCACGGCCGACGGGCGGCTGCGCACCTGCCTCTTCTCCGACCGCGAGTTCAGGCTCAAACCTCTGGTGCGCTCTCGCGTCTCGGTGGGGCGTCTGGCGCATGTCCTTAGGCGTGCGCTCAGAGTGAAGCCCGTGGGCGTGGATATCCTGCGCGCCAGAAAAAACGGGACGCCCGTGGCCTTGAAGCGGATGGCCTCCATAGGCGGGTAA
- a CDS encoding transposase has protein sequence MDLVEYERHVRSEQAARRYLLKRCLNGSKPRCPRCACQRLYRLADQRLRCGGCRYTFHEFTRRFVNRGGLSCRDWLRLLKLFELELTANRMAPELRLSYNTVYKAMTTLRFAILAGALDAPQLLHPSSGIDLGLTDTPEEEAHAAVNRYPVFGIIEKNGWVFIDLLPHVQAENVLHFNLHFSLKLTRMGNIVYTDRFQRYDALMFCGDDRLTFNYVNIRGKSAYVDSLSGSFWAFARTRLRRFNGVTPRRFPLYLKELEFRYNHRGEDLFPLLADRLCALVPDFAQS, from the coding sequence ATGGATCTCGTCGAATACGAACGCCACGTCAGGAGCGAGCAGGCCGCCCGGCGCTATCTCCTCAAACGCTGCCTGAACGGCTCCAAGCCGCGCTGCCCGCGCTGCGCGTGCCAGCGGCTCTACCGCCTGGCAGACCAGCGCCTGCGTTGCGGCGGGTGCCGTTACACTTTTCATGAATTTACAAGACGTTTCGTTAATCGGGGCGGTCTTTCCTGCCGCGACTGGCTGCGGCTGCTCAAGCTTTTCGAATTGGAGCTCACGGCCAACCGGATGGCTCCGGAACTCAGACTGTCCTACAACACCGTGTACAAGGCCATGACCACGCTTCGTTTCGCCATTTTGGCCGGGGCGCTGGACGCGCCGCAGCTTCTGCATCCGTCTTCCGGAATAGACCTGGGACTCACGGACACCCCGGAAGAGGAAGCGCATGCGGCCGTAAACCGCTATCCTGTTTTCGGAATCATCGAAAAGAACGGCTGGGTCTTCATCGATCTTTTGCCACATGTGCAGGCGGAGAACGTCTTGCACTTCAACCTGCACTTCAGCCTCAAGCTGACGCGCATGGGCAACATCGTTTATACGGACCGCTTCCAGCGATACGACGCGCTGATGTTCTGCGGCGACGACCGTCTGACCTTCAACTATGTCAACATCCGGGGTAAGAGCGCCTACGTGGATTCGCTCTCGGGGAGTTTCTGGGCCTTCGCCCGTACCCGCCTTCGTCGTTTCAACGGCGTGACCCCGCGCCGCTTCCCGCTCTATCTGAAGGAACTGGAGTTCCGGTACAACCATCGGGGCGAGGATCTCTTCCCTCTTTTGGCCGACCGTCTCTGCGCCCTGGTGCCAGACTTCGCGCAATCCTGA
- the fdnG gene encoding formate dehydrogenase-N subunit alpha — translation MKVCRRDFLKLGGVAAAGAAFGGLGFDLSPTAAQAQLLKTRWAKETTSVCCYCSVGCGLIVHTAKDGSGRAINVEGDPDHPINEGSLCAKGASLWQLAENDKRVLTPMYRAPYSDRWEPMSWDWMLDRIAHRIKETRDKTFVKTNAKGQVVNRTEGMASVGSAAMDNEECWIYQTFLRALGLVFIEHQARIUHSATVAALAESFGRGAMTNHWIDLKNADCVLMMGANPAENHPISFKWVMRAKDNGATLIHVDPRFTRTSAKCDIYAPIRSGADIAFLGGMIKYILDKDLWFKDYVNNYSNASFIVGKDFEFKDGVFSGLDKKTGNYDRSKWNFELGPDGEPLKDPTLQNPRCVFQLLKKHYARYDLKTVSRVSGTPEKDLVKVYEAYAATGKPDKSGTIMYAMGWTQHTTGVQNIRTMSIIQTLLGNMGMAGGGVNALRGESNVQGSTDQALLFHIIPGYMRTPLAAQPTLADYVKAATPVSNDPKSANWWQNTPKYIASLLKAMWRDVDIETAYTYMPKLETLSSKDYSWLVMFDKMLQGQFQGFFAWGQNPACSGANSNKTREALTKLDWLVNVNIFENETGSFWKGPDMDPSKVKTEVFFLPCAVAIEKEGSITNSGRWMQWRYMGPKPLGDTMPDGDIIMVLMKKVKALYEKDGGAFPDPIKNVYWDYGNDHHDFDPHKVAKAINGYFLKDVTIGDKTYKAGTLVPSFAMLQADGSTSSGNWIYCASYTEDGNMSARRSKEQSPMQAKIGLYPKWAWSWPVNRRIIYNRASVNAEGKPFAPNKAVIEWDGSKWVGDVPDGGWKPGEKHPFIMRPQGMAQLYGPGAADGPFPEHYEAMECPIASHPFSKQLHNPTALHFSEEKKAVCDPRYPFVGTTYRVTEHWQTGLMTRYTDWLLEAEPQMFCELSEELAKMRGIANGDKVIVDCQRGSMWAIAIVTKRLKPFTIDGQVVHQVGFPWHYGWLYPKNGGDSANILTASVGDPNTGIPETKAFMVNVKKA, via the coding sequence ATGAAGGTCTGTAGGCGCGACTTCCTCAAACTCGGCGGAGTTGCAGCTGCCGGAGCGGCCTTCGGGGGGCTTGGTTTCGACCTTTCGCCCACCGCGGCCCAGGCTCAGCTGCTCAAGACCCGCTGGGCCAAGGAAACGACTTCGGTTTGCTGCTACTGTTCCGTGGGTTGCGGCTTGATCGTCCACACTGCGAAGGACGGCTCTGGCCGGGCTATCAACGTCGAGGGCGACCCCGACCATCCGATCAACGAGGGTTCGCTGTGCGCCAAGGGCGCGTCGCTCTGGCAACTGGCCGAGAACGACAAGCGCGTCCTGACCCCCATGTACCGCGCTCCGTACTCCGATCGCTGGGAGCCCATGTCCTGGGATTGGATGCTCGATCGCATCGCCCACCGCATCAAGGAAACCCGCGACAAGACGTTCGTCAAGACCAACGCCAAGGGGCAGGTCGTCAACCGCACCGAGGGCATGGCCAGCGTTGGCTCGGCCGCCATGGACAACGAGGAGTGCTGGATCTACCAGACGTTCCTCCGCGCCCTGGGCCTAGTGTTCATCGAACACCAGGCACGTATCTGACACAGCGCTACTGTTGCGGCTCTGGCAGAGTCGTTCGGACGCGGCGCGATGACCAACCACTGGATCGATCTGAAGAACGCCGATTGCGTGCTCATGATGGGCGCCAACCCGGCCGAGAACCACCCCATCTCCTTCAAGTGGGTGATGCGCGCCAAGGATAACGGCGCCACTCTGATTCACGTGGACCCCCGTTTCACCAGAACTTCCGCCAAGTGCGACATCTACGCTCCGATCCGTTCGGGCGCGGACATCGCTTTCCTGGGCGGCATGATCAAGTACATCTTGGACAAGGATCTGTGGTTCAAGGATTACGTTAACAACTATTCCAACGCGTCCTTCATCGTGGGCAAGGACTTCGAGTTCAAGGACGGCGTATTCTCCGGCCTTGACAAGAAGACCGGCAATTACGACCGGTCGAAGTGGAACTTTGAACTCGGCCCTGATGGCGAGCCCCTGAAAGACCCCACGCTTCAAAACCCCCGCTGTGTGTTCCAGCTTCTCAAGAAGCACTACGCGCGCTACGACCTGAAGACCGTCTCGCGCGTCAGCGGCACTCCCGAGAAGGATCTGGTCAAGGTGTACGAGGCCTACGCGGCCACCGGCAAGCCCGATAAGTCGGGCACCATCATGTACGCCATGGGCTGGACCCAGCACACCACGGGCGTACAGAACATCCGCACCATGTCCATCATCCAGACTCTTCTGGGCAACATGGGCATGGCCGGCGGCGGCGTCAACGCGCTGCGCGGCGAATCCAACGTGCAGGGCTCCACGGACCAGGCACTCCTGTTCCACATCATTCCGGGCTACATGCGCACGCCCTTGGCCGCGCAACCCACCCTGGCCGATTACGTGAAGGCCGCCACCCCGGTCAGCAACGATCCCAAGAGCGCCAACTGGTGGCAGAACACGCCCAAGTACATCGCGAGTCTGCTCAAGGCTATGTGGCGGGACGTGGATATCGAGACCGCGTACACCTACATGCCCAAGCTCGAGACGCTCTCTTCCAAGGATTATTCCTGGCTGGTGATGTTCGACAAGATGTTGCAGGGGCAGTTCCAAGGCTTCTTCGCCTGGGGCCAGAACCCGGCGTGCAGCGGCGCCAACTCGAACAAGACCCGTGAGGCGTTGACCAAGCTCGACTGGCTGGTCAACGTGAACATCTTCGAGAACGAGACCGGCTCCTTCTGGAAGGGACCTGACATGGATCCCTCGAAGGTCAAGACCGAGGTCTTCTTCCTGCCCTGCGCCGTGGCCATCGAGAAGGAGGGCAGCATCACCAACTCTGGCCGCTGGATGCAGTGGCGTTACATGGGGCCCAAGCCCCTGGGCGACACCATGCCCGACGGCGACATCATCATGGTGCTGATGAAGAAGGTGAAGGCGCTGTACGAAAAGGACGGCGGCGCGTTCCCCGACCCCATCAAGAACGTCTACTGGGACTACGGGAACGACCATCACGACTTCGATCCGCACAAGGTCGCCAAGGCCATCAACGGTTACTTCCTGAAGGACGTGACCATCGGCGACAAGACCTACAAAGCCGGGACCCTTGTGCCGAGCTTTGCCATGCTCCAGGCCGACGGTTCGACCTCGTCGGGCAACTGGATCTATTGTGCCTCATATACCGAAGACGGCAACATGTCTGCCCGGCGCAGCAAGGAGCAGAGCCCGATGCAGGCCAAGATTGGCCTGTACCCGAAGTGGGCTTGGTCTTGGCCGGTCAACCGCCGTATCATTTACAACCGTGCCTCGGTCAACGCCGAGGGCAAGCCCTTCGCCCCGAACAAGGCCGTCATCGAGTGGGACGGCTCCAAATGGGTGGGCGACGTGCCCGACGGCGGCTGGAAGCCCGGCGAAAAGCATCCGTTCATCATGCGGCCGCAGGGAATGGCCCAACTCTACGGCCCCGGCGCCGCCGACGGCCCGTTCCCCGAGCATTACGAGGCCATGGAGTGCCCCATCGCGTCGCATCCCTTCTCCAAGCAGTTGCACAACCCCACGGCGCTGCATTTCTCCGAGGAAAAGAAGGCCGTCTGCGACCCGAGGTACCCCTTCGTTGGCACGACGTACCGCGTCACCGAGCACTGGCAGACGGGCCTCATGACCCGCTACACCGATTGGCTGCTCGAAGCCGAACCGCAGATGTTCTGCGAGTTGAGCGAGGAGTTGGCCAAGATGCGCGGCATTGCAAACGGTGACAAGGTGATCGTGGATTGTCAGCGCGGCTCCATGTGGGCCATCGCCATCGTGACTAAGCGTCTGAAGCCTTTCACGATCGACGGTCAGGTCGTGCACCAGGTCGGTTTCCCGTGGCACTACGGATGGCTCTACCCCAAGAATGGCGGCGACTCGGCCAACATCCTGACGGCTTCCGTGGGTGATCCGAACACCGGCATTCCCGAAACCAAGGCCTTCATGGTCAACGTCAAGAAGGCGTAA
- a CDS encoding 4Fe-4S dicluster domain-containing protein encodes MGKSFFVDLTRCTACRGCQVACKQWHKLPAGETANWGSHQNPKDLEFITYKLVRFNEVVVDGKLDWLFMPDQCRHCTEPPCKMMGDAFDENAVHIDEMTGAVLFTDATKAIEGMQGEELCPYNIPRQCEDSGLWSKCDMCIDRVHNGLLPACVQSCPTSAMRFGDRDEILQMANARLAEVKKQFPKAVLGNPDTVRVIFLFPYDPALYHSFAVAEASVPSGPLSRRSLFAGLAKPFTGV; translated from the coding sequence ATGGGTAAGAGCTTCTTCGTTGACCTGACCCGCTGCACCGCGTGCAGGGGATGCCAGGTGGCCTGCAAACAATGGCACAAGTTGCCCGCAGGCGAAACCGCCAACTGGGGATCGCACCAGAACCCGAAGGATCTGGAATTCATCACCTACAAACTCGTGCGTTTCAACGAGGTCGTGGTCGACGGCAAGCTGGATTGGCTGTTCATGCCCGATCAGTGCCGCCACTGCACCGAGCCGCCCTGCAAGATGATGGGCGACGCCTTCGACGAAAATGCCGTGCATATCGATGAGATGACCGGCGCGGTGCTCTTCACCGACGCCACCAAGGCCATCGAGGGAATGCAGGGCGAGGAATTGTGTCCCTACAATATTCCGCGTCAGTGCGAGGATTCGGGATTGTGGAGCAAGTGCGACATGTGCATCGACAGGGTGCACAACGGCTTGCTTCCGGCCTGTGTCCAGTCGTGTCCCACGTCGGCCATGCGTTTCGGGGATCGTGACGAGATCCTGCAAATGGCCAACGCGCGTCTGGCCGAAGTGAAGAAGCAGTTCCCCAAGGCGGTACTCGGCAACCCCGACACCGTCCGGGTCATCTTCCTCTTCCCCTACGATCCGGCGTTGTACCATTCCTTCGCCGTGGCCGAAGCGAGCGTCCCCTCCGGGCCCTTGTCCCGGCGGTCGCTGTTCGCCGGACTGGCGAAGCCGTTCACCGGCGTCTAG
- a CDS encoding MauE/DoxX family redox-associated membrane protein: MKTLIALLRHPALALAFRLYLGGLFISAAMYKINYAAEFTTTIASYRMAPWWSVNILALFMPWLELVSGVLLVAGFRVKAAVSVIAGLIVLFTIGIVVNLLRGAAISCGCFHTIDDPISWWTVARDLTWLGMAVHVYFFDRYLQIDRALVRDLKEIGT, translated from the coding sequence ATGAAAACCCTGATTGCTCTTCTCCGCCATCCCGCGCTCGCCCTCGCCTTCCGCCTCTACCTCGGCGGGCTGTTCATAAGCGCCGCCATGTACAAAATAAATTATGCTGCGGAGTTCACCACGACCATCGCCAGCTACCGCATGGCCCCTTGGTGGAGCGTAAACATTCTGGCGCTTTTCATGCCTTGGCTCGAACTGGTGAGCGGCGTTCTGCTCGTGGCTGGCTTCCGGGTCAAGGCTGCGGTATCCGTCATCGCTGGTCTCATCGTCCTGTTCACCATCGGCATCGTGGTCAACCTGCTGCGAGGCGCGGCCATCAGCTGCGGCTGCTTCCACACCATTGACGACCCCATCAGTTGGTGGACCGTGGCCCGCGACCTGACATGGCTCGGCATGGCGGTGCACGTCTACTTCTTCGACCGCTACCTGCAGATCGACCGGGCCCTCGTTCGCGACTTGAAGGAGATCGGCACATGA
- a CDS encoding rhodanese-like domain-containing protein — MHDSADKNDDLARAHFQSRTLYELLCELDRADDASELARIFLPFAMGSLGVVSGFVVLRGIEENACGVEFRGLQGDDARLREGCLELLDKIFPPGEAKKVEDILPVVLHGPHLAREFLLPPGTCLLMGIVVARDIRAVVGFGPRLTSDHYGDEELWLLQSMARHFALALRRGHDARRIRALNENLSRQNVELEKSLAAMETARNMADHQAFLLGSLFQAAKDMSACLDAESLGAAFLLHAMGAESAPGGFVAVFDEHAGSEHLTTRGLSPSDAEFLSSPEGRKLLLGLFVAQKDRLPRHMESQAVENPALLEGLPGPPAQVLLFALDAECRGVMALLPRLSPGTPGEGDRNLLSSMTATFLSALGRTRAHEDLARLNRDLEAANAELRATIEELRSARVEIGLLAEARDRILNLARRGISRAGRIAPADFMLIFLVSISLAVLFNVSNPGGIPLAPRPLLEPAPNSIAALEAAALVASGEAVLLDARPPEFFNEQRISGALNAPAGLFDFVYAMRLADVDPDAPIIIYGRTVSMLYDAEVALKLGDLGHHAVYVLKGDFEDWHAAGLAVEGQP; from the coding sequence ATGCACGACTCTGCGGACAAGAACGACGACCTCGCCAGAGCGCACTTCCAAAGCCGCACGCTCTACGAGCTTTTGTGCGAGCTCGATCGCGCCGATGACGCCTCGGAGCTTGCCCGCATCTTCCTGCCCTTCGCCATGGGATCGCTGGGCGTTGTCTCGGGGTTCGTGGTTCTTCGAGGCATTGAAGAAAATGCCTGCGGCGTCGAGTTCAGGGGATTGCAAGGCGATGACGCCAGACTCCGGGAAGGCTGCCTCGAACTTCTAGACAAAATATTCCCCCCCGGCGAGGCCAAGAAGGTCGAAGACATCCTGCCCGTGGTCCTGCACGGCCCGCATCTGGCGCGCGAGTTCCTGCTGCCCCCCGGCACCTGTCTGCTCATGGGCATCGTCGTCGCTCGGGACATCCGCGCCGTGGTGGGCTTCGGCCCAAGGCTCACTTCCGACCATTACGGCGACGAAGAGCTTTGGCTGCTGCAAAGCATGGCCCGCCATTTCGCCCTGGCGCTCAGGCGCGGACACGACGCTCGACGCATCCGGGCCCTGAACGAAAATCTATCACGGCAGAACGTCGAGCTCGAAAAATCCCTGGCGGCCATGGAAACGGCCCGCAACATGGCAGACCACCAGGCATTTCTCCTCGGCTCACTCTTCCAGGCGGCCAAAGACATGTCGGCATGTCTCGATGCCGAAAGCCTCGGAGCGGCCTTTCTGCTGCACGCCATGGGCGCGGAGTCCGCGCCCGGCGGATTCGTCGCCGTCTTCGACGAGCACGCGGGCTCCGAGCATCTGACCACGCGCGGTCTTTCTCCCTCCGACGCCGAATTCCTTTCCTCACCCGAAGGGCGCAAACTTCTCCTCGGCCTTTTCGTGGCCCAGAAGGACCGACTTCCGCGTCACATGGAATCCCAGGCCGTGGAAAACCCCGCGCTTCTCGAAGGCCTCCCCGGCCCGCCTGCCCAGGTGCTGCTCTTCGCCCTCGACGCCGAATGTCGCGGAGTGATGGCTCTCCTGCCCCGGCTCTCGCCTGGAACGCCGGGGGAAGGCGACCGCAACCTGCTCTCCTCGATGACCGCCACATTTCTGAGCGCTCTGGGACGCACGCGCGCCCATGAAGATTTGGCCAGGCTCAACCGCGACCTTGAAGCCGCGAACGCGGAGCTGCGCGCAACCATTGAGGAACTTCGCTCCGCACGGGTCGAGATCGGCCTCCTGGCAGAAGCACGCGACCGCATCCTCAATCTCGCTAGACGAGGCATTTCACGCGCCGGCCGCATCGCCCCGGCCGACTTCATGCTCATCTTTCTCGTCAGCATAAGTCTGGCAGTTCTCTTCAACGTATCCAACCCCGGAGGCATACCGCTTGCGCCGCGCCCTCTGCTCGAACCCGCGCCGAACTCGATAGCAGCCCTGGAAGCCGCCGCACTGGTCGCTTCGGGCGAGGCCGTGCTGCTCGACGCCCGCCCGCCGGAGTTCTTCAACGAACAACGGATCTCGGGAGCCCTGAACGCCCCGGCCGGGCTCTTCGACTTCGTCTACGCGATGCGGCTGGCCGACGTCGATCCAGACGCGCCGATCATCATCTACGGCCGCACCGTCAGCATGCTCTACGACGCCGAAGTCGCCCTGAAGCTCGGCGATCTCGGCCACCACGCGGTCTATGTGCTTAAGGGAGACTTCGAGGACTGGCACGCTGCAGGTCTTGCGGTCGAGGGACAACCATGA
- a CDS encoding peroxiredoxin family protein, translating to MSPVIQTTRRCFTFVAALALAMFAMTAGSLAPSANAAELPKTGDTLPAFTMPGLDDTKEAAYLGVPAGKPFGLKDIKADFVIFEIIGVYCPQCHEQTPGMNDLFRRLRRAKLDGKVKMMALAAGGYPAEIAFLREQSAYLFPIVADQDYSVHKVLAEPQTPFTMIVDKKGVVHFAYLGIIRDIDGLFRTISEMADK from the coding sequence ATGTCACCCGTCATCCAAACCACACGTCGCTGCTTCACATTCGTCGCGGCCCTTGCCTTGGCGATGTTCGCCATGACAGCTGGCTCGCTTGCGCCAAGCGCCAACGCCGCCGAGTTGCCCAAAACGGGCGACACCCTGCCCGCCTTCACCATGCCTGGCCTCGACGACACCAAGGAGGCGGCCTATCTGGGCGTGCCTGCGGGCAAACCCTTCGGGTTGAAGGATATCAAGGCGGATTTTGTGATCTTCGAGATCATTGGCGTCTACTGCCCCCAATGCCATGAACAGACGCCAGGCATGAACGATCTCTTTCGCCGTCTGCGCCGGGCAAAGCTCGACGGAAAGGTCAAGATGATGGCCCTGGCCGCTGGCGGCTACCCCGCCGAAATCGCCTTTTTGCGCGAACAATCGGCCTACCTCTTCCCCATCGTCGCGGACCAGGATTACAGTGTGCACAAAGTTCTCGCGGAACCCCAGACGCCATTCACCATGATCGTCGATAAAAAGGGCGTGGTGCATTTCGCCTACCTGGGAATCATCCGCGACATCGACGGCCTGTTCAGGACAATCTCTGAAATGGCGGACAAATAA
- a CDS encoding response regulator encodes MTKILVIDDERPTLGMFHLFLEKYGYEVLTAENGQEGLDIYETEKPPIILTDIKMPGMDGIQVLSRIKEVNPLAEVIVITGHGDMDLAIRALNLDATDFINKPIKKEELDAALQRAEERIRLAQNQEDEVRVQTQGQIMVIDVRGNVTSRSEAALLDAYRQAQGKGSGILLRFSENASINGAGIAILTQLLLDCRAKEIPTAVTGLSENFRRVFGIVGLATLTEVFNSEDEAIRSLNA; translated from the coding sequence ATGACGAAAATACTGGTCATCGACGATGAACGTCCGACCCTGGGCATGTTCCACCTCTTTTTGGAAAAATACGGCTACGAGGTGCTCACGGCCGAAAACGGTCAAGAGGGCCTGGACATCTATGAGACCGAAAAGCCGCCCATCATCCTCACGGACATCAAAATGCCCGGCATGGATGGGATCCAGGTTCTCTCCCGGATCAAAGAAGTAAACCCCCTGGCCGAAGTCATCGTCATAACCGGTCACGGCGACATGGATCTGGCCATCCGGGCCCTGAACCTCGACGCCACCGACTTCATCAACAAGCCCATAAAAAAAGAAGAACTGGATGCCGCACTCCAGCGCGCCGAGGAGCGCATCCGCTTGGCCCAGAACCAGGAAGACGAAGTTCGCGTCCAAACACAAGGCCAAATCATGGTCATCGACGTGCGCGGCAACGTCACCTCGCGCTCCGAGGCCGCCCTTCTGGATGCCTACCGACAAGCGCAAGGGAAAGGCTCGGGCATCCTGCTACGCTTTTCCGAGAACGCCTCCATCAACGGAGCCGGGATCGCCATCCTCACGCAACTGCTGCTCGATTGCAGGGCCAAGGAGATCCCCACCGCCGTCACCGGCCTTTCGGAGAATTTCCGGCGGGTCTTCGGGATCGTTGGCCTTGCCACGCTCACGGAAGTATTCAATTCCGAAGACGAGGCCATCCGCTCCCTCAACGCTTGA